A section of the Gloeobacter violaceus PCC 7421 genome encodes:
- a CDS encoding (2Fe-2S) ferredoxin domain-containing protein produces MSTAFERRVQPLGRTTYESQPSGWTHEYEDFDSRLDVVGPLLYTLFQERWREVQLGYVVEGGVFELEMPASPKLCVLYDGYLTVISESWHIHLCVAPCLGGPERKTPPELSERRQLSRAAFYRFVDPGGEPKGWGIQFWNGWGEKLMSIFLPNPYLGEDDDLLPEGKARFEKLGLYDELRAIYVLGTRPIPFEDNPLTRPYLAVCTSSRCNPSRRWQPVAEALRAALAEAGSPVAVIEAPCLQVCKLGPVVYHSGDDTWYTRVTPAVAGRIVQEHLGRGQTLAEHRYPCVQHVDHHSKEQL; encoded by the coding sequence ATGAGCACCGCATTTGAACGCCGCGTCCAACCGCTGGGACGCACGACCTACGAAAGCCAGCCTTCCGGCTGGACGCACGAGTACGAAGACTTCGACAGCCGCCTCGATGTGGTCGGACCGCTGCTGTACACACTCTTTCAGGAGCGCTGGCGGGAAGTCCAACTGGGCTACGTCGTCGAAGGGGGCGTCTTCGAGCTGGAAATGCCTGCATCTCCCAAGTTGTGCGTACTCTACGACGGTTACCTGACCGTCATCAGTGAGTCGTGGCATATCCATCTGTGCGTGGCACCCTGCCTCGGCGGCCCGGAGCGCAAGACCCCACCCGAGTTGAGCGAGCGGCGGCAACTGAGCCGGGCGGCCTTCTACCGCTTTGTCGATCCCGGGGGCGAACCCAAAGGCTGGGGCATCCAGTTCTGGAATGGCTGGGGCGAAAAACTGATGAGTATCTTTTTACCCAATCCTTATCTGGGTGAGGACGACGACCTGCTGCCGGAGGGTAAGGCCCGCTTCGAAAAACTCGGTCTCTACGACGAGTTGCGTGCCATCTACGTGCTTGGAACCCGTCCGATTCCGTTTGAAGATAATCCCCTGACGCGCCCCTATCTGGCGGTGTGCACCTCCAGCCGCTGCAACCCGTCGCGCCGCTGGCAGCCGGTGGCCGAGGCGCTGCGCGCGGCGCTGGCCGAGGCGGGATCGCCCGTCGCGGTGATCGAAGCGCCCTGCCTGCAGGTGTGCAAACTCGGTCCAGTCGTCTACCACTCCGGCGATGACACCTGGTACACCCGCGTCACCCCGGCGGTGGCCGGACGCATCGTCCAAGAACACCTCGGCCGGGGGCAAACGCTCGCCGAGCACCGCTATCCCTGTGTCCAACACGTTGATCACCATTCCAAGGAGCAGCTATGA
- a CDS encoding pentapeptide repeat-containing protein, translating into MFIVDYFRDIFRDLYLAWQHDRDAAAQDKQTVHNAQELLERYARGERYFVLADLEKEDLRNVELPGAHFIRAFLKGADLRGANLIGATFDHYTDLEGMLIDEKTQLDPKWRTVWELVNLPPVTGRQLPGADLSSTQLTGVHLQRANLAGTDLSGACLDEAKLQEANLEGAILREARFVSANLRGVNLRGADCQEAKLFDANLCDTDLREANLSKANLIEAVLVGADLRGADLRGANLDSANCKGANLEGANLEGANLAQVLLAGATMPDGSIHP; encoded by the coding sequence ATGTTTATTGTCGACTATTTCAGGGACATCTTTCGGGACTTGTACCTGGCTTGGCAGCACGACCGAGACGCCGCCGCCCAGGACAAACAAACGGTGCACAACGCCCAGGAGTTGCTGGAGCGCTACGCCCGGGGCGAGCGCTATTTCGTTTTGGCCGATCTAGAAAAAGAAGACTTGCGCAACGTGGAGTTGCCGGGTGCTCATTTCATCCGTGCGTTCCTCAAAGGAGCGGACCTGCGCGGCGCGAACCTGATCGGGGCGACCTTCGACCACTACACCGATCTCGAAGGAATGCTCATCGACGAGAAGACGCAGCTGGACCCCAAATGGCGCACGGTTTGGGAGCTTGTCAACCTGCCGCCGGTCACAGGCCGGCAACTGCCGGGAGCAGATCTATCCAGCACCCAGCTGACGGGGGTCCATTTGCAGCGGGCCAACCTGGCGGGGACCGATCTTTCGGGGGCCTGTTTGGATGAAGCGAAATTGCAGGAAGCGAATCTGGAAGGAGCTATCCTGCGTGAGGCACGTTTTGTCAGTGCCAATTTGCGGGGAGTAAACCTCAGAGGAGCGGATTGCCAAGAGGCCAAACTATTTGACGCCAACCTGTGCGATACCGATTTGCGCGAAGCCAACCTCTCCAAGGCGAACTTGATCGAAGCTGTACTGGTCGGCGCCGATCTGCGCGGGGCGGACCTGCGCGGGGCGAACCTGGACAGTGCGAACTGCAAGGGTGCAAATCTGGAAGGGGCGAATCTGGAAGGGGCGAATCTGGCGCAGGTGTTGCTGGCAGGGGCCACGATGCCCGACGGGAGCATCCATCCTTGA